In one Arachis duranensis cultivar V14167 chromosome 9, aradu.V14167.gnm2.J7QH, whole genome shotgun sequence genomic region, the following are encoded:
- the LOC107467647 gene encoding probable xyloglucan endotransglucosylase/hydrolase protein 8 — protein MRHMLWFDPTEDYHTYSILWNNHQIVFFVDRVPIRVFRNNGKENNFFPNEKPMYLFSSIWNADDWATRGGLEKTNRKVAPFVSSYKDFNLTTAPLPFFLVLCRPVLLSLASPSSQTLIFEHGLLLIFLFLVINDNFGDELLF, from the exons ATGAGGCACATGCTTTGGTTCGATCCAACTGAGGACTACCACACTTACTCGATTCTCTGGAACAACCACCAAATTGT GTTTTTCGTCGATAGAGTGCCCATAAGGGTGTTCAGAAATAATGGGAAGGAAAACAATTTCTTTCCGAATGAGAAGCCCATGTACTTGTTTTCGAGCATATGGAACGCAGATGACTGGGCCACAAGAGGAGGACTGGAAAAGACGAACCGGAAAGTAGCACCctttgtgtcatcatacaaggATTTCAACCTCACCACCGCACCTCTCCCTTTCTTCCTTGTCCTCTGCCGTCCAGTTCTCCTTTCCCTCGCTTCTCCTTCATCAcaaacactaatttttgaacatggattgttgttaattttcttgtttcttgttaTTAATGATAATTTTGGTGATGAATTGCTGTTTTGA
- the LOC127741625 gene encoding uncharacterized protein LOC127741625, giving the protein MADYRESHSPSHENITGNGGTIKNCNVTLFSLSSSKSTSNSTTTTTDPLHPVTINRSSNNSEPMSVINQLDLNQKLKEKKTGGCDDNDYVNPSFIHHSLSSSSKGANVSDYATKETLKTHQVENAACPMKESLIWPKQNLKRYDHDFLFKKIDGSSVSENIFEKVVLRPQGGVGRGIRTVYHNNNNNNEPIKNNINQQHHHHNDSDNNNNQKKN; this is encoded by the exons ATGGCTGATTATCGTGAATCTCATAGTCCTAGCCATGAAAATATTACTGGTAATGGTGGTACTATCAAGAACTGTAACGTTacccttttctctctttcttcatcAAAGTCTACATCTAATAGCACTACCACCACCACTGATCCGCTTCACCCAGTAACAATTAATCGAAGTAGTAATAATAGTGAACCGATGAGTGTAATTAACCAACTTGATCTGAATCAAAagttgaaagaaaagaaaacaggtGGATGTGATGATAATGATTATGTGAATCCTAGTTTCATTCATcattcattatcatcatcatccaaAGGTGCAAATGTGAGTGATTATGCAACAAAAGAGACGCTGAAAACTCATCAAGTTGAAAATGCAGCATGTCCAATGAAGGAGAGTCTAATTTGGCCAAAACAAAATCTCAAAAGGTATGATCATGATTTTCTCTTTAAAAAGATTGATGGGTCTTCTGtttcagaaaatatttttgaaaaagtagtgtTGCGGCCACAAGGAGGAGTGGGAAGAGGAATAAGAACAGTGTatcacaacaataacaacaacaacgaaCCAATCAAAAACAACATCAATCAACAGCACCATCACCACAATGATTCagacaataataataatcaaaagaAG AATTAA